The DNA segment GGGAGAAATTTTACACACTTATTCGCCATTATAAACACAATAAAAAAAGACTGTATCTATAAAGATACAGTCTTTTTTGGTATAGCGGCGGAGGGAGTCGAACCCACGACCTCACGGGTATGAACCGTACGCTCTAGCCAGCTGAGCTACACCGCCATAATATAAAAAGTAAAAGAAGTACATTTGCTATATTATAATCGACAGAGGAAAAAGTCAATAATTTTTTGTCGAGAAATCAAGAATACATATCATATTTCCTCATCACATAATAAATGAAAAGTGCAAATTCCCTGGGTTTCTTTAGGCGGAGCAAATGTTTCTAAATAAAATAAAATGGTTAATTTATTGTTGGTGGGCTGTGCGATGGAAGTTAGACAATAAAGAGTTGCTCTTTTCTAATACAACCAATTTGCTTCTAAAACTGGGTGTACACCCAGAAACAACCCAAATAAAAAAGAGCTACTACAAGCAGCTCCTTCAAATATATTATATAGTCAGCAAGTATTAACCGCGTCTCGCTCCACGTCCACCGCGCTTTGACTCTGTGTTGCGCTTAATTGATGATAATCGATCTTCACTGTCTTTAAGAAAACGATTCATTTTTTGTTCAAACGTTTCTTGTTCACGTTGGTCTCGATATCCTCCACCTTGACGGCCTGAATTACGAGGGCGTTGTGAGCTTGGTCTAGAAGTAGGTTGTTGTGGTGGTCTTTCTTTTGCTTTCTTAATTGAAAGTCCAATTTTACCATCCTTCTCAACATTAATAACTTTTACTTCTACTTCGTCTCCTACCTTTAGGTGCTCGTTAATATCCTTCACATAGTTATCTGCAACCTCACTAATATGAACAAGACCTGTTGAGCCACCTGGCAGCTCCACAAACGCTCCAAAATTCGTAATGCCTGTTACCTTACCTTGTAACTTGCTGCCTACTTCAATTGACATAAAAAAATTGCTCCTCCTTAAAGTAAATCATAAATCAAATTGGTTTCATTATACCTAATAGGAAAATAATGTGTCAATATTACTCATCTTCCTCAGGAATTGAGAAGATAATTTCGTTCTCGTCTGACAAGAAATAATCACGCCTTGCAATCTTAGCAATATATTCATCGTCATTGAGTTTCACGATCTCTTCCTCTAACTTACCTTGGTCCTTTTGCATCTGAACTAGCGTATTTTGTAATTGTTCCTTCTCTGCTAGTTTATTTTCAAAAGCAGTATCTTGTGAGAGAAATGTTGAGATCATGAAATATCCTGTTATCGCAGTAATAATACCAAAAGCAGAAAACCTTCTGATTAGTCCTTTTCGGCGATGTGAAACGAGCTTCTCTCGCTGTGTGACAACTTTTTGATAGTCTGACTGGATATGTTTTATTTTCTCTCTACTACGAGTATTCATGCTCGTTTTCATCCTCCTTACTGCGAAAGTTTTTCTGTCAATGGTCCTTTACTTATTTCTATATGATAAAGGTTAACGAAAAAACTTATTCTTTAAACGTTGAATGAATCTTACCCATTTTTGCCATATATTCTTGAAATTCTTTATTCTTTTAAAAACTCCTGCAACGTTTACAAAAAACATTTTTACCTTTTTCGGCAATAGTTTCCAAACTATGAGGCTTATCCACTTTATGGGTAAATAAACGACATTTATCGTGAATTTTACAATCACTAATAATGCGCCCCACAGTGAAATAAATAAGACGACGAGTAAATGGATAATGTAGCGAATTGGTTTAAAAACTAATGTTGTGATTAGCTTCGCGATAAATTGATACATTCTTATTACAAATCTTATCAGAAGCTCCAGGAAATTCATATAAAAAGATTGAAATAAACTTTGATAGCCAGCATAGCCACACAATAGAGCTAAAAACACATAAAACCGAAGTTCACCCTCATTAACAAGTAAGAGTACATAAAAGATTATAAGGCCTTGTACAATCCAGAAGGTAAGGTCATTGATAAATAATAGCCAGCGCGACCTTTTCGGCCGCTGTAAAAAGCGACCGTATGTGTCTAACGCTGCTCCTAGCCAGCTTCCCATTCCAAACATGGCAAGCATTGTATAAAATTGTACACTTAAACTCATTTGAATAACTTGCTAAAGAGACCTTTAGCCTTTTCTCCATGCTGTTCATCTAAATAAACAATATCAAAGATTCTACCTTTTATTGAAACAATGCCCTTATCCACATCAAGGTTTTTCATTTGAAGTCCTTGTCCACGAATCGCTAGCATACCCATAACTGTTTCTAATAAAAACTCTTCGTTGTCAAAGCTTTCTACTTGTTTGACACCCGTTATGTCTAATAATCGTCTACCTCTCATTACAACATCATGTTCAGGTGCAGTTCCTTTGTTCTGCGTCCCCATATCATAATATTGGCTCATCTCTTCATCCCCCACTATTCAATGACTTTGTACAACCATGAAGTATCTCATGGGTAATACATTTTATAA comes from the Bacillus sp. BGMRC 2118 genome and includes:
- a CDS encoding septum formation initiator family protein yields the protein MNTRSREKIKHIQSDYQKVVTQREKLVSHRRKGLIRRFSAFGIITAITGYFMISTFLSQDTAFENKLAEKEQLQNTLVQMQKDQGKLEEEIVKLNDDEYIAKIARRDYFLSDENEIIFSIPEEDE
- the yabP gene encoding sporulation protein YabP — its product is MSQYYDMGTQNKGTAPEHDVVMRGRRLLDITGVKQVESFDNEEFLLETVMGMLAIRGQGLQMKNLDVDKGIVSIKGRIFDIVYLDEQHGEKAKGLFSKLFK
- the yabQ gene encoding spore cortex biosynthesis protein YabQ; this encodes MSLSVQFYTMLAMFGMGSWLGAALDTYGRFLQRPKRSRWLLFINDLTFWIVQGLIIFYVLLLVNEGELRFYVFLALLCGYAGYQSLFQSFYMNFLELLIRFVIRMYQFIAKLITTLVFKPIRYIIHLLVVLFISLWGALLVIVKFTINVVYLPIKWISLIVWKLLPKKVKMFFVNVAGVFKRIKNFKNIWQKWVRFIQRLKNKFFR
- a CDS encoding RNA-binding protein S1, with protein sequence MSIEVGSKLQGKVTGITNFGAFVELPGGSTGLVHISEVADNYVKDINEHLKVGDEVEVKVINVEKDGKIGLSIKKAKERPPQQPTSRPSSQRPRNSGRQGGGYRDQREQETFEQKMNRFLKDSEDRLSSIKRNTESKRGGRGARRG